One window from the genome of Paramisgurnus dabryanus chromosome 20, PD_genome_1.1, whole genome shotgun sequence encodes:
- the bend3 gene encoding BEN domain-containing protein 3 yields MSSSVCLVNADGQVSNKIKVEKDAEDITENTDGKMESFFQQITKRSAVHTGPDGHAAEMDRTHCRKRVKVTTQAGEHLQDGSLDNGSRSYSHGHRLSPQEQIHISSYRKPLYSITHRISERKASSNLDQHGAHNGVRGSHNGLHVHKLSSKHHTLKTSPTVGVTGSSAAMDSHLYPLIEKMFFLLNTLNSSMTQLHSKVDLLSLEVTRIKKQMKPSEMVMEFQPPPEYQLTSDELTQLMEQTSTAGELGCRLLVQLFPEHFTVKECTHGCSACGLSNKRTLDSLHLQLIRNYVEVCYPLVKNENVWQTECLLQINDFFNRFWAQKDMESSQACGKQATVVIGFDVKQNHGCHFINEDAQDENLSLNSGENGIDIHSNNISSDAAVDSREAVDDSEDLTSPEDLVIFLLNRLFPEVFEEGRLPEGHNSIGQLITESDRLEIVRKYMEANFPEVPEDTWLQLCIQRMEEALEGVSENGRGHDNNREEIYDTSRLHDNISIVKIGDLCDYEKPNRRSKKTWLDPVDFDQLEIPLPDFDVPQKYLLTKEQLKNIYECSLSIGNFASRLLVLMFPELFTYENARKHYNCSGSLGKKQLDPVRVNLIRHYVQLLYPQAKNDRVWTLEFVGKLDERCRRRDTDQRRSYHQQQRKNYSPDQESDLKDSLTATQINLLTSDHLKEDFEVLPIPLEKSSKDFCKIPLEDLSVSAPDFPVPSDYLLTDAEVREIVQQSLSVGNFAARLLVRLFPELFTQENLRLQYNHSGACNKKQLDPVRLRLIRHYVEAVYPVDKMEEVWHYECVPSIDERCRRPNRKKCDILKKAKRSNNTVTYS; encoded by the exons ATGAGCTCCTCTGTGTGTTTGGTTAATGCAGACGGACAAGTGTCTAATAAAA tTAAAGTGGAGAAAGATGCAGAAGACATTACTGAGAACACAGACGGAAAGATGGAGAGTTTCTTTCAGCAGATTACAAAACGTTCAGCGGTGCACACAGGTCCTGATGGTCACGCAGCAGAGATGGACCGGACCCATTGCCGAAAGAGAGTCAAGGTGACAACGCAG GCAGGAGAACATCTCCAAGATGGCAGTTTAGATAATGGAAGCAGGTCTTACTCTCACGGGCACAGATTATCTCCTCAGGAGCAGATACACATCTCTTCATACAGAAAACCACTTTACAGCATCACCCATCGCATTTCCGAGCGTAAAGCTTCATCTAATTTGGACCAGCATGGAGCTCACAATGGAGTCAGAGGGAGCCATAATGGTCTCCACGTCCACAAACTTAGCAGTAAGCATCACACGTTGAAGACCTCCCCTACTGTGGGAGTCACAGGGTCTTCTGCTGCCATGGATTCTCATCTCTACCCACTCATCGAGAAGATGTTTTTTCTCCTCAACACGCTGAATTCCAGCATGACCCAGCTGCACAGTAAAGTAGATTTGCTCTCGCTGGAAGTGACGCGCATTAAAAAGCAGATGAAGCCATCTGAGATGGTCATGGAATTTCAGCCTCCACCTGAATACCAGTTGACCAGCGACGAGCTGACCCAGCTAATGGAGCAAACATCCACCGCGGGCGAGCTGGGCTGCAGGCTGCTCGTTCAGCTGTTCCCAGAACATTTCACAGTGAAGGAGTGCACGCACGGCTGCAGCGCGTGCGGCCTTTCAAACAAACGCACGTTAGATTCGTTGCACCTTCAGTTAATACGTAACTACGTGGAGGTCTGCTACCCACTGGTGAAAAATGAAAACGTATGGCAGACGGAGTGCTTGCTGCAGATCAATGATTTCTTTAATCGCTTCTGGGCGCAGAAAGACATGGAGAGCAGTCAGGCGTGTGGTAAACAGGCTACAGTGGTTATCGGGTTTGACGTAAAACAAAACCACGGGTGCCATTTCATTAATGAAGATGCCCAGGATGAGAACCTTTCCCTAAACTCTGGAGAGAACGGTATTGATATTCATTCCAACAATATTAGCTCAGATGCAGCTGTCGATTCCAGAGAAGCTGTTGATGACTCAGAAGATTTAACCTCTCCTGAGGATcttgtcatttttttgttgaacagaCTCTTCCCGGAAGTGTTCGAGGAGGGCAGGTTGCCAGAGGGCCACAACAGCATTGGACAGTTGATTACTGAATCAGACAGACTAGAGATTGTACGAAAATACATGGAGGCCAACTTTCCTGAGGTACCCGAAGACACCTGGCTGCAGTTATGCATACAGCGAATGGAGGAAGCATTGGAGGGCGTCTCAGAAAATGGGAGAGGTCACGATAATAATCGAGAGGAGATTTACGACACCTCCCGTCTCCATGATAACATCTCCATTGTTAAGATCGGCGATTTGTGCGATTATGAGAAACCGAATCGGAGGTCTAAAAAAACATGGCTGGACCCGGTAGATTTTGACCAACTGGAAATTCCACTACCAGACTTTGATGTTCCTCAGAAGTATTTACTTACTAAAGAACAGCTAAAAAACATCTACGAATGCAGTTTATCTATTGGGAATTTTGCCTCCCGTCTCCTGGTTCTCATGTTCCCTGAGCTGTTCACTTATGAGAATGCACGAAAACACTACAACTGCAGTGGATCTCTGGGGAAGAAACAACTGGATCCCGTAAGGGTCAATCTGATCAGACATTACGTCCAGCTGCTCTACCCACAGGCTAAGAACGATCGCGTGTGGACCCTTGAGTTTGTAGGTAAACTCGATGAGCGTTGTAGGCGTCGGGATACAGACCAACGCCGTTCGTACCATCAGCAACAGCGGAAGAACTATTCACCCGATCAAGAATCCGACCTAAAGGACTCTCTAACTGCTACCCAAATCAACCTTCTCACCTCAGATCATTTGAAGGAGGATTTTGAAGTCTTACCCATACCTCTGGAGAAAAGCAGCAAGGACTTCTGCAAGATTCCTCTTGAGGATCTCTCAGTGTCCGCCCCAGATTTCCCAGTGCCTTCTGATTACCTGCTCACGGATGCCGAGGTGAGGGAGATCGTCCAACAGAGTCTGTCCGTGGGGAATTTTGCCGCCCGTCTTCTGGTCCGCCTCTTCCCTGAGCTTTTCACACAGGAAAATCTACGGCTGCAGTATAACCACTCTGGGGCCTGCAACAAGAAGCAGCTGGACCCTGTGCGTCTTCGACTAATTCGCCATTATGTGGAGGCCGTGTACCCCGTTGACAAAATGGAGGAGGTGTGGCACTACGAGTGCGTGCCGAGCATCGACGAACGCTGCAGGCGGCCCAATCGCAAGAAGTGCGACATTCTAAAGAAGGCGAAGAGATCGAACAACACTGTGACTTATTCCTAA